The Oryzias melastigma strain HK-1 linkage group LG13, ASM292280v2, whole genome shotgun sequence genome window below encodes:
- the LOC112149602 gene encoding matrix metalloproteinase-20 isoform X1: protein MGLLWIPVLSSLMFVKVSWTRPFEGNQQLEPEDVELAENYLRKFYSLQQTDREDGFLVRRRRSSAAAMEDKIREMQNFFGLRETGILDSSTLCVMKLPRCGVPDVENFSFYPFKPKWKNHNITYMIAKYTPDMSREDVEKAFHSALKMWSDAAPLRFTQVTSGSADIVLTFARKTHGDFFPFDGPRGVLAHAFQPGEGMGGDVHFDEDETWTAGNQAPSLVFQCTMTLPGYSLFAVAAHELGHSLGLTHSKDRAAIMYPNYRHHSSSQHTLAKDDMLGIQMLYGKPNKKVETQPTAAQKCDPDFTFDAAAVIDNSIVLFKNRHLWMRTTDGSYWNQLTEGHIRTYLPGINDHIDAAYDIPSKGEAFIFTGQKYWVVKKLKSRSHVGSIQDFGFPSRVTHIDAAVHISEHGKTVFFTGSFYYRYDEVKRQMDHGYPRLIQTNWRGASRRVDAAFKMQGSIFLLSGPKSYQYDFKQKRVVKIIAGNSWLGC, encoded by the exons ATGGGGCTGTTGTGGATACCTGTCCTGAGCTCTCTGATGTTTGTCAAAGTCTCCTGGACTCGACCGTTTGAGGGGAATCAACAACTTGAGCCTGAGGATGTGGAGCTGGCTGAG AACTACCTGAGGAAATTCTACAGCCTGCAGCAAACAGACAGAGAGGACGGCTTTctagtgaggaggaggaggagttctgCTGCAGCCATGGAGGACAAGATCAGAGAAATGCAAAACTTCTTTGGTCTCAGAGAGACTGGCATCCTGGACTCCTCCACTCTGTGCGTGATGAAGCTGCCCCGCTGTGGAGTTCCAGACGTGGAGAACTTCAGTTTTTACCCCTTCAAGCCAAAGTGGAAGAATCACAACATCACATACAT GATTGCCAAATACACTCCGGACATGAGCAGAGAGGATGTGGAGAAAGCTTTCCACTCAGCCCTGAAAATGTGGAGTGACGCAGCTCCACTCAGGTTCACACAGGTCACCAGTGGCAGCGCTGATATTGTCCTCACCTTTGCCCGAAAAA CTCATGGAGATTTCTTTCCGTTCGACGGACCTCGAGGTGTGCTGGCTCACGCCTTCCAGCCCGGAGAGGGGATGGGTGGAGATGTGCACTTTGATGAAGATGAGACGTGGACGGCAGGAAACCAAG CTCCATCCCTGGTTTTTCAGTGTACCATGACACTACCTG GTTACAGCTTGTTTGCTGTTGCAGCTCATGAGCTTGGCCACTCGCTGGGTTTGACTCACTCAAAAGACCGGGCCGCCATCATGTACCCCAACTACCGGCACCACAGCAGCAGCCAGCACACCCTGGCTAAAGATGACATGCTTGGGATTCAAATGCTCTATG gaaaacccAACAAAAAAGTGGAAACTCAGCCAACTGCAGCACAAAAGTGTGATCCAGACTTTACATTTGATGCTGCAGCCGTGATTGACAACTCTAtagttctgtttaaaaacag gcACCTGTGGATGAGAACAACAGATGGCTCTTATTGGAATCAGCTGACAGAAGGCCACATCCGGACGTATTTACCTGGAATAAACGATCATATCGATGCTGCGTACGACATTCCTTCTAAAGGAGAGGCGTTCATATTCACTG GTCAAAAGTACTGGGTGGTTAAGAAACTGAAGTCAAGAAGCCATGTTGGCTCTATCCAGGATTTTGGATTCCCCTCTAGAGTCACGCACATTGATGCGGCCGTGCACATCAGCGAACATGGAAAAACCGTGTTCTTTACCGGATCTTTTTATTACAG ATACGATGAGGTCAAGCGGCAGATGGATCATGGGTACCCCAGACTCATCCAGACAAACTGGCGTGGAGCTTCAAGACGAGTGGATGCCGCTTTTAAGATGCAAG GTAGCATCTTTCTCctgagtgggccaaaatcctaCCAATACGACTTCAAACAGAAACGGGTGGTGAAAATTATTGCGGGAAACTCCTGGCTGGGATGTTGA
- the LOC112149602 gene encoding matrix metalloproteinase-20 isoform X2, whose translation MGLLWIPVLSSLMFVKVSWTRPFEGNQQLEPEDVELAENYLRKFYSLQQTDREDGFLVRRRRSSAAAMEDKIREMQNFFGLRETGILDSSTLCVMKLPRCGVPDVENFSFYPFKPKWKNHNITYMIAKYTPDMSREDVEKAFHSALKMWSDAAPLRFTQVTSGSADIVLTFARKTHGDFFPFDGPRGVLAHAFQPGEGMGGDVHFDEDETWTAGNQGYSLFAVAAHELGHSLGLTHSKDRAAIMYPNYRHHSSSQHTLAKDDMLGIQMLYGKPNKKVETQPTAAQKCDPDFTFDAAAVIDNSIVLFKNRHLWMRTTDGSYWNQLTEGHIRTYLPGINDHIDAAYDIPSKGEAFIFTGQKYWVVKKLKSRSHVGSIQDFGFPSRVTHIDAAVHISEHGKTVFFTGSFYYRYDEVKRQMDHGYPRLIQTNWRGASRRVDAAFKMQGSIFLLSGPKSYQYDFKQKRVVKIIAGNSWLGC comes from the exons ATGGGGCTGTTGTGGATACCTGTCCTGAGCTCTCTGATGTTTGTCAAAGTCTCCTGGACTCGACCGTTTGAGGGGAATCAACAACTTGAGCCTGAGGATGTGGAGCTGGCTGAG AACTACCTGAGGAAATTCTACAGCCTGCAGCAAACAGACAGAGAGGACGGCTTTctagtgaggaggaggaggagttctgCTGCAGCCATGGAGGACAAGATCAGAGAAATGCAAAACTTCTTTGGTCTCAGAGAGACTGGCATCCTGGACTCCTCCACTCTGTGCGTGATGAAGCTGCCCCGCTGTGGAGTTCCAGACGTGGAGAACTTCAGTTTTTACCCCTTCAAGCCAAAGTGGAAGAATCACAACATCACATACAT GATTGCCAAATACACTCCGGACATGAGCAGAGAGGATGTGGAGAAAGCTTTCCACTCAGCCCTGAAAATGTGGAGTGACGCAGCTCCACTCAGGTTCACACAGGTCACCAGTGGCAGCGCTGATATTGTCCTCACCTTTGCCCGAAAAA CTCATGGAGATTTCTTTCCGTTCGACGGACCTCGAGGTGTGCTGGCTCACGCCTTCCAGCCCGGAGAGGGGATGGGTGGAGATGTGCACTTTGATGAAGATGAGACGTGGACGGCAGGAAACCAAG GTTACAGCTTGTTTGCTGTTGCAGCTCATGAGCTTGGCCACTCGCTGGGTTTGACTCACTCAAAAGACCGGGCCGCCATCATGTACCCCAACTACCGGCACCACAGCAGCAGCCAGCACACCCTGGCTAAAGATGACATGCTTGGGATTCAAATGCTCTATG gaaaacccAACAAAAAAGTGGAAACTCAGCCAACTGCAGCACAAAAGTGTGATCCAGACTTTACATTTGATGCTGCAGCCGTGATTGACAACTCTAtagttctgtttaaaaacag gcACCTGTGGATGAGAACAACAGATGGCTCTTATTGGAATCAGCTGACAGAAGGCCACATCCGGACGTATTTACCTGGAATAAACGATCATATCGATGCTGCGTACGACATTCCTTCTAAAGGAGAGGCGTTCATATTCACTG GTCAAAAGTACTGGGTGGTTAAGAAACTGAAGTCAAGAAGCCATGTTGGCTCTATCCAGGATTTTGGATTCCCCTCTAGAGTCACGCACATTGATGCGGCCGTGCACATCAGCGAACATGGAAAAACCGTGTTCTTTACCGGATCTTTTTATTACAG ATACGATGAGGTCAAGCGGCAGATGGATCATGGGTACCCCAGACTCATCCAGACAAACTGGCGTGGAGCTTCAAGACGAGTGGATGCCGCTTTTAAGATGCAAG GTAGCATCTTTCTCctgagtgggccaaaatcctaCCAATACGACTTCAAACAGAAACGGGTGGTGAAAATTATTGCGGGAAACTCCTGGCTGGGATGTTGA
- the tbrg1 gene encoding transforming growth factor beta regulator 1, translating to MESLNTFESEMETDGQGSYSLFPALESIASLSGAAETLESEPTNEIAEKPNLTWLDAAQIVLEEAGRPMHIKEIKQRIIDRGLVQSNAKSSLEAVMYRETQKGSRRFKRIENRNGVFALLTDEERQQALQAFTSQAFLGSPQTSATSSSGSAASVNAYPSLSVSSEHKPKMRRGPRKTQSEKYRLKYLRLRKAARAMIFENAALCDEVAHIEEKFLRAKEERRFLLRTLLQYQSVPEGEILPTPSSSSLPPVPSVALSSGPSGASGLTTTHSFISSAGEEALLKKPKKERKERGRENGREEGPKKISKKRKLADGSRKLVQPIPLDSSGRPVFPIVLGGLTVYSLGEIITDRVLFHDECAIYPVGFCSTRIYASMKNPEQQCLYTCQIKDGGAGPQFEIVPEEDPQNAIVASSALMCHSNLLKTVTSNSSKSVTPIVPSGADFFGFSHPTIQNLIQSCPGARKCSNYRWIRFDVCRPGDGQVPHSLSEDDASVNFEAFLRHQSFDGNIKTEHISGQTSQSPSFSHQRQLTSPTMKPSTSYFSS from the exons ATGGAATCACTCAACACCTTCGAGTCCGAGATGGAGACAGACGGCCAGGGAAGCTACTCGCTGTTTCCAGCTTTGGAAAGCATTGCAAGCCTGTCTGGAGCTGCGGAGACCCTTGAGAG TGAACCCACCAATGAAATTGCCGAGAAACCAAACCTCACCTGGCTTGATGCTGCGCAG ATTGTCCTGGAGGAAGCTGGACGCCCCATGCAcataaaagaaatcaaacagaGAATCATTGACAGGGGGCTTGTTCAATCCAA TGCAAAATCAAGCCTGGAAGCTGTGATGTATCGTGAG ACTCAAAAAGGCAGCAGGAGGTTTAAGAGGATTGAAAACAGAAACGGAGTCTTTGCATTACTG aCTGATGAGGAGCGGCAGCAGGCTCTGCAGGCCTTCACTTCCCAGGCTTTCCTCGGATCGCCGCAGACGAGTGCCACGTCCAGCTCCGGCTCTGCTGCCTCTGTGAATGCCTATCCGTCACTCTCCGTTTCTTCCGAGCACAAACCCAAGATGAGGAGAGGTCCACGGAAAACCCAGAGCGAGAAGTACAGACTCAAGTACTTGAGGTTGCGCAAAGCAGCACGGGCCATGATATTT GAAAATGCAGCTCTCTGCGATGAAGTCGCTCACATTGAGGAGAAGTTCCTGAGAGCAAAGGAAGAGCGCAG GTTCTTGTTGAGGACTTTGCTCCAATACCAGTCTGTGCCAGAGGGCGAGATCCTCCCAACGCCCAGCTCCAGCTCGCTTCCACCTGTGCCGTCCGTGGCGTTATCCTCCGGTCCATCAGGGGCTTCAGGTCTGACCACGACCCACAGCTTCATATCATCTGCCGGAGAGGAAGCACTGCTCAAGAAACCcaagaaggaaagaaaagagcGAGGAAGAGAAAACGGAAGAGAAGAAG GTCCGAAAAAGATTTCAAAAAAGAGGAAGCTGGCAGATGGATCACGAAAGCTGGTGCAGCCCATTCCTCTGGATTCTTCGGGTCGTCCCGTCTTTCCCATCGTCCTCGGAGGTTTGACGGTGTACAGCCTGGGGGAG ATCATCACAGACAGAGTCTTGTTCCACGATGAGTGCGCCATCTACCCCGTGGGCTTCTGCAGCACTCGCATCTATGCAAGCATGAAAAACCCCGAGCAGCAGTGTCTCTACACATGCCAGATCAAGGATGGGGGGGCAGGTCCTCAG TTCGAGATCGTGCCTGAAGAAGACCCGCAGAACGCCATTGTGGCGTCCTCCGCTCTGATGTGCCACTCAAACTTACTCAAAACTGTTACGTCTAACAG CTCCAAGTCAGTTACACCAATTGTGCCGTCGGGCGCAGACTTCTTCGGCTTCTCTCATCCCACGATCCAGAACCTCATCCAGAGTTGTCCCGGAGCGCGCAAATGCAGCAA CTACAGGTGGATCCGTTTTGACGTGTGTCGTCCCGGCGACGGCCAGGTGCCTCACAGTCTGTCAGAAGACGACGCCTCCGTCAACTTTGAAGCTTTCCTCCGACATCAGAGCTTTGACGGGAACATCAAGACGGAGCACATCTCAG GTCAGACGTCACAGTCGCCAAGTTTTTCCCATCAGCGGCAGCTCACCTCACCCACCATGAAGCCTTCAACCTCTTATTTCAGCTCCTGA
- the siae gene encoding sialate O-acetylesterase → MSAIRAAVLLLAALCGCDGSLRFASYYGDHIVLQKAPQRAVLWGYAPPGSKVTVSLCGPVKQRRACTAVTQGIWQVLLDPVDAGGPYNVTASTQFSTAVLTDVLFGDVWLCGGQSNMYFKTSQIFNASEELALSAKYPHVRTFMAALNSSETELIDLIQVELPWSVPSARILSEFSALCWLFGRYMYDKLKYPIGLVESCWGGTTVEAWSSAKALKQCGLQRTQDNPKENSSVLWNAMIHPFRTMTIYGAIWYQGEANAEYNKDKYNCSFPAMIDDWRRAFHSGSGGQTAGDFPFGFVQLCTYNKSAVDDGFPDIRWHQTADVGFVPNFRMKKTFMAVTLDLADEASPYGTIHPRNKQDVAYRLTLGARAVAYGEEEQLFQGPFPFQIWSSDTFVRINYDQAVSVKPSRDIFEICCSVTTDLCGSSSRWVPAAVVAWSPSAVQLNTSLCPPSAVAALRYAWRDWPCDVKACPVYGASSILPAPPFIIQKYEAGKRNFWRNG, encoded by the exons ATGTCTGCCATCAGAGCGGCTGTTCTCCTCCTCGCTGCTCTGTGCGGCTGCG ACGGGAGCCTGCGCTTTGCCTCCTACTATGGAGACCACATTGTGCTGCAGAAAGCGCCGCAGAGAGCCGTGCTGTGGGGATACGCTCCTCccgggtcaaaggtcaccgtCTCCCTGTGTGGTCCAGTCAAACAGAGACGCGCGTGCACCGCCGTGACTCAAG GTATTTGGCAGGTTCTGTTGGATCCCGTCGACGCTGGCGGGCCTTACAATGTGACTGCAAGCACTCAGTTCAGCACAGCTGTTCTGACCGATGTGCTTTTTGGAGACGTTTGGCTGTGTGGAGGCCAGAGCAACATGTACTTCAAGACATCTCAG ATTTTTAATGCCTCGGAGGAGCTGGCCCTGTCTGCTAAATATCCTCACGTGAGGACTTTCATGGCAGCGTTGAACTCCAGTGAAACCGAGCTGATTGATCTAATCCAAGTGGAGCTGCCGTGGTCCGTGCCTTCTGCAA GGATTTTGTCCGAGTTCTCTGCTTTGTGCTGGCTCTTCGGACGCTACATGTACGACAAGTTGAAGTACCCCATCGGGCTGGTGGAGTCCTGCTGGGGAGGCACCACCGTGGAAGCCTGGTCATCGGCGAAAGCGTTGAAGCAGTGTGGACTACAGCGAACTCAGGACAA CCCGAAGGAAAATAGTTCTGTCCTGTGGAACGCCATGATCCACCCATTTCGAACTATGACCATTTATGGAGCCATCTGGTATCAAG GTGAAGCCAATGCAGAGTACAATAAGGACAAGTACAACTGCTCTTTCCCTGCTATGATCGATGACTGGAGGAGGGCTTTTCACAGCGGCTCGGGGGGACAGACAGCCGGCGACTTCCCCTTTGGATTTGTTCAA CTGTGCACTTATAACAAAAGCGCCGTGGACGACGGCTTTCCTGACATCCGCTGGCACCAAACAGCAGACGTGGGATTTGTTCCCAACTTCAGGATGAAGAAAACCTTCATGGCTGTGACTCTTGATTTAGCGGATGAGGCGTCGCCCTACGGAAC GATCCATCCCAGGAACAAACAGGACGTGGCGTACAGGCTGACTCTGGGTGCCAGAGCGGTGGCTTATGGAGAAGAAGAGCAGCTCTTTCAGGGACCGTTTCCCTTCCAGATTTGGTCTTCTGACACATTTGTTAGAATAAACTACGACCAAGCAGTCTCTGTGAAACCTTCCAGAGATATCTTTGAG ATCTGCTGTTCTGTGACCACGGATCTGTGCGGCTCCTCGTCCCGCTGGGTTCCGGCGGCGGTTGTTGCCTGGAGTCCGTCTGCCGTGCAGCTCAACACCTCTTTGTGTCCTCCGTCTGCAGTGGCCGCCCTTCGTTATGCTTGGAGAGACTGGCCCTGTGACGTCAAAGCCTGTCCCGTCTACGGCGCCTCCAGCATTTTACCCGCACctccttttattattcagaaataTGAGGCGGGAAAGAGAAACTTTTGGAGAAACGGgtaa